A stretch of Kyrpidia spormannii DNA encodes these proteins:
- a CDS encoding TetR/AcrR family transcriptional regulator has protein sequence MCPQKHIPSAVKDPKLIETRRQQIVAAAVNLFVKKGFHGTTTREIARESGLSIGALYEYVESKEDVLYLVCDNIHTTLETRLRRTLTEAGNGRESLRSAIRQYLYVMDDMQDDVLLIYQESKSLPLEALRFVLGKEEQITGIFADILRRGIEDGSLRLDPGAVTLMAHNIIVLGQMWAFRRWALQRHYTLEEYIRVQTSLLLNELMSPDETDDTDTHDKKEQGEAVGGN, from the coding sequence GTGTGCCCGCAAAAGCACATTCCCTCGGCGGTCAAGGACCCCAAACTGATCGAAACCCGAAGACAGCAGATCGTGGCCGCCGCGGTGAATCTCTTTGTGAAAAAAGGGTTTCACGGCACCACCACCCGGGAGATCGCCCGGGAGAGCGGACTGAGCATCGGAGCCCTTTATGAATACGTGGAGTCCAAAGAGGACGTGTTGTACCTGGTTTGCGACAATATCCACACCACCCTTGAGACGCGGCTCCGGCGAACCCTCACCGAGGCGGGCAACGGCCGGGAGAGCCTGCGGTCGGCCATTCGACAGTATCTGTACGTGATGGACGATATGCAGGATGATGTGCTGCTCATCTACCAAGAAAGCAAATCTTTGCCCCTGGAGGCCCTGCGCTTTGTGCTGGGAAAAGAAGAGCAGATTACCGGGATATTTGCCGACATTTTGCGCCGGGGGATCGAGGACGGCAGTCTTCGCCTGGACCCCGGGGCGGTGACGCTGATGGCCCATAACATTATTGTGCTCGGTCAGATGTGGGCCTTTCGCCGATGGGCGTTGCAGCGGCATTATACGCTGGAGGAGTACATCAGGGTTCAGACGTCCCTCTTGCTGAACGAACTCATGAGTCCAGACGAGACAGATGACACAGATACACACGATAAAAAAGAACAGGGGGAAGCTGTCGGTGGAAACTGA
- a CDS encoding NUDIX hydrolase: MRHSVLVFICAVEPLQVLLLKRTAERGGWWQPVTGHVEPGERAEEAAGRETREETGWIPDRLIRTPWTAQFEHLGQTYRHTVWIACCPRPFVPHLSGEHTDSRWVDPGRAEKMLFWPDNRELLFRVTDWLERQRRMDGGIT; the protein is encoded by the coding sequence GTGCGTCATTCGGTGCTCGTTTTTATCTGTGCGGTGGAACCCCTACAGGTGTTGTTGCTCAAGCGAACGGCGGAGCGGGGGGGATGGTGGCAACCGGTAACAGGGCACGTGGAGCCGGGGGAGCGGGCGGAGGAGGCGGCGGGGCGGGAAACCCGGGAGGAGACGGGGTGGATACCGGACCGGTTGATCAGGACTCCCTGGACGGCCCAGTTTGAGCATCTGGGGCAAACATACCGGCACACCGTCTGGATCGCTTGTTGCCCTCGTCCTTTCGTACCGCACCTGAGCGGCGAGCACACCGACAGCCGCTGGGTGGATCCCGGCAGGGCCGAAAAGATGCTTTTTTGGCCGGACAATCGAGAATTGTTGTTTCGCGTTACGGATTGGTTGGAGCGACAAAGGAGGATGGATGGTGGGATTACTTGA
- the fabI gene encoding enoyl-ACP reductase FabI has translation MVGLLDGKKALVMGVANDRSIAWAIAKALADQGAELIFTYQGERLERRVRELAEQIPGSLLFPCDVSRDEDLDALKEILDQQVGALHVLVHSIAFAKTEELSGLYVDTSREGFAVAQEISVYSLTAVLQRLRGLLAKEGGSVITMTYMGSERVMPNYNVMGVAKAALESSVRYLAEDLGPDGIRVNAISAGPIRTLSAKGIKDFNSILKIIEEKAPLRRNTDPAEVGDTAVFLASSMSRGITGEIIHVDNGYHIMGV, from the coding sequence ATGGTGGGATTACTTGACGGCAAGAAGGCATTGGTCATGGGGGTGGCCAACGACCGAAGCATCGCCTGGGCCATCGCCAAGGCCCTGGCGGACCAAGGGGCGGAACTGATCTTTACATATCAAGGGGAACGGCTGGAACGCCGGGTTCGGGAGTTGGCGGAGCAGATTCCGGGATCGTTGTTATTTCCCTGCGATGTGAGCCGGGATGAGGACCTGGATGCGTTGAAGGAAATCCTCGATCAACAGGTGGGCGCCCTTCACGTCCTGGTGCACAGTATCGCCTTTGCGAAAACCGAGGAGCTCTCCGGGCTTTATGTGGATACCTCCCGGGAAGGATTCGCCGTGGCCCAGGAGATCAGCGTCTACTCCTTGACGGCAGTGCTCCAGCGCCTGCGGGGGCTTTTGGCCAAAGAAGGCGGGAGTGTCATTACCATGACCTACATGGGTTCGGAGAGAGTCATGCCGAACTACAATGTGATGGGGGTGGCCAAGGCGGCCCTGGAATCCAGTGTGCGCTATCTGGCGGAGGATCTCGGCCCTGATGGGATTCGGGTGAACGCCATCTCGGCGGGTCCCATCCGCACCCTGTCCGCAAAGGGAATCAAAGATTTCAACAGCATTTTAAAAATCATCGAAGAAAAAGCGCCCTTGCGGAGGAATACCGACCCGGCGGAGGTGGGGGATACGGCGGTCTTCCTGGCCAGTTCCATGTCCCGGGGCATTACCGGGGAAATCATTCACGTCGATAACGGGTATCACATCATGGGGGTTTGA
- a CDS encoding PepSY domain-containing protein — MIKPCMLAAGAVLLVASLGTSVPVLAAEGPQSTAPVHGRAHWDIDWDEVHSSVQLTDAQKKQLRVTIEQAYQQALMPHAKITAKQAEQAALKAEPKGMVTEVKLHSVHGNVVYLVHMNRDGARSLVVVDAGNGNVLVHKTMMKAHGDD; from the coding sequence GTGATAAAACCGTGTATGCTGGCGGCCGGCGCCGTCCTGCTGGTGGCGAGTCTCGGGACGTCGGTGCCGGTGTTGGCGGCGGAAGGGCCGCAATCCACGGCACCGGTCCACGGCCGGGCTCATTGGGACATTGACTGGGATGAAGTGCACAGCAGTGTTCAGTTAACGGACGCGCAGAAAAAACAGCTCCGTGTGACCATTGAACAGGCGTACCAGCAAGCGCTCATGCCTCACGCCAAGATTACGGCGAAACAGGCGGAGCAAGCGGCCCTGAAGGCCGAGCCAAAGGGCATGGTCACCGAGGTCAAGCTTCACAGTGTTCACGGGAACGTCGTGTATCTGGTGCACATGAACCGCGACGGGGCGCGATCCTTGGTGGTGGTCGACGCCGGCAACGGCAATGTTTTGGTGCACAAGACCATGATGAAGGCGCACGGCGACGATTGA
- the fadH gene encoding 2,4-dienoyl-CoA reductase, whose product MLSPDTLKNRVAVITGGSSGLGKSIAGEFARLGAHIVITGRNEERLNAAAQDLLSRTPGARVLAVAGDVRNPADVDRWVAETRQAFGQIDILVNNAAGNFVCPAEQLSVNGWNAVVGIVLNGTFYCSRAMGKEMIESGRGGNILNIVATYAWTGGPGTVHSAAAKAGVVAMTRTLAVEWARYGIRVNAIAPGPIEHTGGADKLWPTKTIEERLKQEIPAGRFGQPEEVARLASFIVSDYAGFMTGEVVTLDGGEWLNKGFLKHFEADKSTK is encoded by the coding sequence ATGTTAAGTCCTGATACCTTAAAAAACCGCGTCGCGGTGATCACCGGAGGCAGTTCTGGCCTGGGAAAGTCGATCGCCGGCGAATTCGCCCGGCTTGGCGCCCACATCGTCATCACCGGACGCAATGAAGAACGCTTGAATGCCGCCGCCCAGGATCTACTCAGCCGCACCCCGGGAGCCCGGGTGTTGGCCGTCGCAGGGGATGTCCGCAATCCTGCGGACGTCGATCGCTGGGTGGCAGAAACGCGCCAAGCCTTCGGCCAGATCGATATCCTCGTCAACAATGCCGCGGGCAATTTCGTCTGCCCGGCCGAACAGTTGTCGGTCAACGGGTGGAACGCCGTGGTCGGCATCGTCCTCAATGGAACGTTCTACTGCTCCCGGGCGATGGGAAAAGAGATGATCGAATCCGGGCGAGGTGGAAACATCCTCAACATCGTCGCCACCTACGCCTGGACGGGCGGACCCGGCACTGTCCACTCGGCTGCGGCAAAAGCCGGGGTCGTGGCCATGACCCGAACCTTGGCGGTGGAATGGGCCAGGTACGGCATCCGGGTCAACGCCATCGCCCCGGGTCCCATCGAACACACGGGCGGCGCAGACAAGCTGTGGCCGACCAAGACGATCGAGGAACGCCTGAAACAAGAAATCCCCGCAGGGCGGTTCGGGCAGCCCGAAGAGGTTGCCAGGCTTGCCTCGTTCATCGTCTCCGATTACGCAGGTTTCATGACCGGGGAAGTTGTGACCTTGGACGGCGGTGAATGGCTGAACAAGGGATTTCTCAAACATTTTGAGGCCGATAAGTCGACGAAGTAG
- the icmF gene encoding fused isobutyryl-CoA mutase/GTPase IcmF, whose protein sequence is METEVYRPQHQVRFVTAASLFDGHDAAINIMRRLLQRSGVEVIHLGHNRSVEEIVNAAIQEDVQGIAVSSYQGGHMEFFKYMYDLLQERGAGHILIFGGGGGVIIPEEIRELEAYGIAKIFSPEDGREMGLQGMINHMIRLADHPTPTRLAESGAEVPLTPTEVRRVAEWITLAERRVVEKHPEWDEIFVRLREMRRPVPVVGITGTGGAGKSSLTDELLRRFLRVYPDKTFAVLSVDPSKQKTGGALLGDRIRMNALASPRIYMRSLASRRSGSELSAAMDEALDVVRAAGFDLIIVETSGIGQGDAEVARVADLSIYVMTSEFGAPSQLEKIDMLDYADFVVINKFDRKGSEDALREVRKQYRRNHNQFEGPDESLPVYGTIASQFNDPGTDRFFKVLTDRLALQFGETWRGDYTPGAMDSRKPGVIPPERTHYLAEIVDTIRRYKRWVEEQSSIARKIYQLEGARTVLAEAAGEGEVVPLQEIDRQLAHFWEQLHPDCRKALEEWPKLKERYRQDELVMKVRDREIRQPLYTTSLSGTRIPKVALPRYEDYGEVLRWILLENVPGSFPYTAGVFPLKRTEEEPRRQFAGEGTPERTNRRFHYLSQNDTAKRLSTAFDSVTLYGQDPDRRPDIYGKIGESGVSVCTLDDMKKLYEGFDLCAPNTSVSMTINGPAPILLAMFLNTAIDQQVEAFRRETGREPSLEEYEEIKAKTLRTVRGTVQADILKEDQGQNTCIFSIDFALRMMGDIQEYFIAHQVRNYYSVSISGYHIAEAGANPITQLAFTLSNAFTYVEYYLSRGMKIDDFAPNLSFFFSNGMDPEYSVIGRVARRIWSTAIKYRYGGNERSQKLKYHIQTSGRSLHAMEIDFNDIRTTLQALLAIYDNCNSLHTNAYDEAITTPTEESVRRAMAIQMIINREFGLAKNENPLQGAFIIEELTDLVEEAVLQEFLRLNDRGGVLGAMETQYQRGKIQDESLYYEQLKHTGQLPIIGVNTFLNPKGPSETEHTTIELARATREEKEEQLRNLRAFQERNRDRAPQMLRRLQQVATEGGNIFAELMETVRYCSLGQITAALFEVGGQYRRNM, encoded by the coding sequence GTGGAAACTGAAGTGTATCGGCCGCAGCACCAGGTGCGTTTCGTGACGGCTGCCAGCTTGTTCGACGGCCACGACGCGGCGATCAACATTATGCGGCGCCTGTTGCAACGCTCCGGAGTGGAGGTGATCCACCTCGGGCACAACCGCTCTGTGGAAGAAATCGTGAATGCCGCCATCCAAGAAGACGTGCAGGGGATTGCAGTCAGTTCTTACCAAGGCGGGCATATGGAATTCTTTAAATACATGTATGATCTCCTGCAAGAGCGGGGAGCGGGGCACATCCTGATTTTCGGCGGCGGCGGGGGGGTGATCATTCCCGAGGAGATTCGCGAACTCGAAGCATACGGCATCGCGAAGATTTTCTCCCCCGAGGACGGCCGGGAGATGGGGCTTCAGGGGATGATCAATCATATGATCCGGTTGGCGGATCACCCCACCCCCACCCGGTTGGCCGAGTCAGGTGCGGAGGTGCCCCTCACTCCCACCGAGGTGCGCCGGGTGGCCGAGTGGATCACCTTGGCGGAACGCCGGGTGGTGGAGAAACATCCGGAATGGGACGAGATCTTCGTCCGGCTGCGGGAAATGCGCCGGCCGGTTCCCGTGGTGGGGATCACCGGAACTGGGGGTGCGGGAAAAAGTTCGTTAACCGATGAATTGCTTCGCCGGTTTTTGCGCGTCTATCCTGATAAAACTTTCGCCGTTCTCAGCGTGGACCCATCCAAACAGAAGACTGGAGGCGCATTGCTCGGTGACCGGATCCGCATGAATGCCCTGGCCAGCCCCAGGATTTACATGCGAAGTCTGGCCAGTCGACGATCCGGGTCTGAACTGAGCGCCGCCATGGACGAGGCCCTGGATGTGGTCCGGGCGGCCGGATTCGATCTGATTATCGTGGAGACCAGCGGTATTGGCCAGGGTGATGCCGAGGTGGCCCGGGTTGCGGATCTGAGCATCTATGTGATGACCAGCGAATTCGGAGCGCCGAGCCAACTGGAAAAAATCGATATGCTCGATTATGCCGATTTTGTTGTCATCAACAAGTTCGACCGCAAAGGCTCCGAAGATGCGCTTCGGGAGGTGCGAAAGCAGTACCGGCGCAACCACAATCAGTTCGAGGGTCCCGATGAGTCGCTTCCGGTCTACGGGACCATTGCCAGCCAGTTTAACGATCCGGGCACCGATCGCTTCTTCAAGGTCTTGACCGACCGGCTGGCCCTACAATTTGGGGAGACGTGGCGGGGCGATTACACGCCCGGGGCGATGGACAGCCGGAAACCCGGCGTCATCCCTCCCGAACGGACCCACTACCTCGCAGAAATTGTAGACACGATACGACGCTATAAACGTTGGGTCGAGGAACAGTCGTCTATTGCAAGGAAAATTTACCAACTGGAAGGGGCCAGGACGGTGTTGGCCGAGGCGGCCGGGGAAGGGGAGGTGGTCCCCCTTCAGGAAATCGACCGCCAACTGGCCCATTTTTGGGAACAACTGCATCCCGACTGCAGAAAAGCCCTGGAGGAGTGGCCGAAACTGAAGGAGAGGTATCGCCAGGACGAGCTGGTGATGAAGGTCCGGGATCGGGAGATTCGCCAGCCTTTGTACACCACGAGCCTGTCAGGTACCCGGATTCCCAAAGTGGCCCTGCCGCGATACGAGGATTACGGGGAGGTTCTGCGCTGGATCCTGTTGGAGAACGTTCCGGGTTCCTTCCCTTATACCGCCGGGGTGTTTCCCTTGAAGCGGACCGAAGAGGAGCCCCGCCGGCAGTTTGCCGGGGAAGGTACTCCGGAGCGCACGAACCGGAGGTTTCACTATCTCAGCCAAAATGACACGGCGAAACGCTTGTCCACCGCTTTTGACAGCGTGACCCTGTACGGCCAGGATCCCGATCGGCGACCCGACATCTACGGCAAAATCGGGGAGAGCGGGGTCAGCGTCTGCACCCTGGACGACATGAAAAAGCTGTATGAGGGTTTTGACCTGTGCGCTCCCAATACAAGCGTGTCCATGACCATCAACGGGCCGGCGCCGATTTTACTTGCCATGTTTCTCAACACCGCCATCGACCAACAGGTGGAGGCATTCCGGCGGGAGACGGGCCGGGAGCCTTCCCTGGAGGAATACGAAGAGATTAAAGCCAAGACCTTGCGCACGGTCCGGGGGACGGTGCAGGCGGATATCCTGAAAGAGGACCAGGGGCAGAATACCTGCATTTTCTCCATCGATTTTGCCTTGCGGATGATGGGGGATATCCAGGAATATTTTATTGCGCACCAGGTCCGCAATTATTACTCGGTGAGCATCAGTGGCTATCACATTGCCGAAGCCGGGGCGAATCCCATTACCCAGTTGGCCTTTACTCTGTCCAACGCTTTTACCTATGTGGAATACTATCTGTCCCGGGGCATGAAAATCGACGATTTTGCCCCGAATCTGTCGTTTTTCTTCAGCAACGGCATGGACCCGGAGTACAGTGTGATCGGGCGGGTGGCCCGGCGGATTTGGTCCACGGCGATCAAATACCGATACGGCGGCAATGAGCGGAGTCAAAAACTGAAGTATCATATTCAAACGTCCGGCCGGTCGCTGCACGCCATGGAGATCGATTTTAACGACATTCGCACCACCCTGCAGGCGCTGCTGGCCATTTACGACAACTGCAATTCCCTGCATACAAACGCTTACGACGAGGCGATCACCACCCCCACGGAGGAGTCGGTCCGGCGGGCGATGGCGATCCAGATGATCATCAACCGGGAATTCGGCCTGGCGAAAAATGAAAATCCGCTTCAAGGGGCGTTCATCATTGAGGAGTTGACCGACCTGGTGGAGGAAGCGGTGCTTCAGGAGTTTTTGCGGCTCAATGACCGGGGAGGAGTGCTCGGGGCCATGGAGACCCAATACCAAAGGGGAAAGATCCAGGATGAGTCGTTGTACTACGAACAACTGAAGCATACGGGGCAGTTGCCCATCATCGGGGTCAACACGTTTCTCAATCCAAAAGGCCCATCCGAGACCGAGCACACCACCATTGAACTCGCCCGGGCGACCCGGGAGGAGAAAGAAGAACAGCTTCGCAACCTCCGGGCCTTTCAGGAGCGCAACCGAGATCGGGCACCCCAGATGCTCCGCAGACTGCAGCAGGTGGCCACCGAGGGCGGAAACATTTTTGCGGAGTTGATGGAGACGGTTCGATACTGCAGTCTCGGCCAGATCACGGCGGCGCTGTTCGAAGTCGGGGGCCAGTACCGGCGGAACATGTGA
- a CDS encoding S-layer homology domain-containing protein, with translation MRERWNAGRHGGWIRLSVAGALAAMAVTRAGVGLAASGAPSFPDVHPGDWYYPAVSDLANRGIVHGSTDGRFHPEASVTRAEFTAMAVQAFGYHYTVLQGTQPKQVFSSQSDAIAYASQFDHAFVRDNQTGAVVWNNYPSSDQSQLQRDSTYSHFSDVPYGAWYWPVVEGAWAANVVHGVGGGQFAPDAQIERQDMAALLINALRLSGVDPGKDVLQPFGDAGQLSTYAVVPVAMAVKVGVVSGDDKRLLHPKDPASRADAAAMIDKALQIPPDQLQAWQTRTIQQLQAVPQQVKLSLGQTQKIVALALRQDGEAVPVSVNWQVEGNIGTIQGGELQAKQAGTGTVIGTLTTADGRTLTTKIPVTVDASVPVQVELAVTPSLSLVPGGQAHIQVTLRDPAGQLVPGEVDLNVSVSDPSKGHLDTTKAVVTGGIGDLGTFTAGSQYGPVQVRADIATQGWKGSGQVTLNVVKVQNPVNGKGIWGTWVEWGTSGYDPDRIVQTSKQAGAKYIYLIVRNQPGEGTIRPESKAMLDAIVPRAHAAGIPVIGVVYLVDDPALDSSRMLTVAKYTTPTGERVDGLAADIEESPTSESISGTMIPVRQALGPDYPIIAVTYPPHISTAWQRSATYPWSTFGQYFTMISIMDYWHYEDRAYTADEVRNEIYNEAKAAATLTGRPVEVIGQAYRMNTASGKPFATVPTGEEVTAAMQAAKDAGASAFSLYRWDTATPEELSAFHNFSW, from the coding sequence TTGCGAGAACGGTGGAATGCCGGGAGGCACGGCGGGTGGATCCGTTTGTCGGTGGCCGGCGCCTTGGCGGCGATGGCGGTAACCCGGGCGGGGGTCGGCCTTGCGGCGAGTGGGGCCCCATCTTTTCCCGACGTGCATCCCGGGGACTGGTATTATCCGGCGGTCAGCGACTTGGCGAATCGGGGCATTGTGCACGGCTCTACGGATGGTCGATTCCATCCGGAGGCCTCGGTCACCCGGGCGGAGTTCACAGCCATGGCGGTCCAGGCTTTCGGCTATCATTATACGGTCCTACAGGGTACACAGCCGAAGCAGGTCTTTTCTTCTCAATCGGATGCAATCGCTTACGCTTCCCAGTTTGATCATGCTTTCGTCCGAGATAATCAGACCGGGGCGGTGGTTTGGAACAATTATCCGAGTTCCGACCAGTCCCAGCTACAGCGGGATAGCACCTACTCTCATTTCTCAGATGTTCCCTACGGCGCGTGGTACTGGCCCGTTGTGGAAGGGGCGTGGGCGGCAAACGTCGTTCATGGGGTGGGGGGCGGGCAATTTGCTCCAGATGCCCAGATCGAGCGCCAGGACATGGCTGCTTTGCTGATCAACGCCCTGCGGCTGAGCGGGGTGGACCCCGGAAAGGACGTTTTACAGCCCTTCGGGGATGCGGGGCAGCTGAGTACATACGCGGTGGTGCCGGTAGCCATGGCGGTGAAGGTGGGCGTTGTCTCCGGGGATGACAAACGGCTTCTTCATCCCAAGGATCCGGCGAGCCGGGCGGATGCGGCGGCGATGATTGACAAGGCATTGCAGATTCCCCCAGATCAGCTCCAAGCGTGGCAAACTCGAACCATTCAGCAACTTCAAGCGGTTCCTCAGCAGGTTAAGTTGTCGCTGGGTCAAACGCAAAAGATCGTGGCCCTGGCCCTGCGGCAGGACGGCGAGGCGGTTCCCGTCAGCGTGAATTGGCAGGTGGAGGGAAACATCGGAACGATCCAAGGGGGAGAATTGCAGGCGAAACAGGCCGGCACCGGTACAGTCATCGGCACCTTGACCACAGCGGATGGCCGGACATTGACCACCAAGATTCCCGTGACTGTGGACGCCTCGGTGCCGGTGCAGGTGGAACTGGCCGTCACCCCCTCCCTCAGTTTGGTGCCTGGGGGACAAGCCCATATCCAGGTGACGCTTCGCGACCCGGCCGGGCAGTTGGTTCCAGGGGAAGTAGATTTGAACGTCAGTGTCTCTGACCCCTCCAAGGGTCATCTCGATACGACAAAAGCTGTCGTCACCGGAGGCATCGGGGATCTGGGGACGTTTACAGCGGGATCCCAGTACGGACCGGTCCAGGTTCGCGCGGATATTGCGACCCAGGGGTGGAAGGGGTCCGGACAGGTGACACTGAATGTGGTTAAAGTGCAGAACCCAGTCAATGGCAAGGGCATCTGGGGAACCTGGGTGGAATGGGGAACCTCCGGTTATGACCCGGACCGCATTGTACAAACGTCGAAACAGGCGGGGGCTAAATATATCTATCTCATTGTCCGGAATCAGCCTGGCGAAGGGACGATCCGTCCCGAGTCCAAGGCCATGCTTGACGCCATCGTTCCCAGAGCCCATGCCGCCGGGATACCCGTTATCGGGGTGGTCTACCTAGTGGATGATCCGGCATTGGATTCAAGCCGGATGTTGACGGTGGCGAAATACACGACGCCGACCGGGGAACGGGTGGACGGCCTTGCGGCCGACATCGAGGAGAGCCCGACTTCGGAGTCCATCAGTGGCACCATGATACCGGTCCGTCAGGCTCTTGGGCCCGATTACCCGATTATCGCCGTGACCTATCCGCCTCATATCAGCACGGCATGGCAGCGATCGGCGACGTACCCGTGGAGCACCTTCGGTCAATATTTTACGATGATCAGCATCATGGACTACTGGCATTACGAAGATCGAGCGTACACGGCGGACGAAGTGCGGAATGAAATCTACAACGAAGCGAAAGCCGCCGCCACTCTGACCGGTCGGCCCGTAGAGGTGATCGGACAAGCGTACCGCATGAACACCGCCTCGGGAAAACCCTTTGCCACGGTGCCCACCGGTGAAGAGGTCACCGCGGCCATGCAGGCGGCGAAAGATGCCGGGGCGTCGGCATTTTCCCTGTATCGCTGGGACACGGCCACTCCCGAAGAGCTGAGCGCATTTCATAATTTTTCCTGGTGA
- a CDS encoding pyridoxal-phosphate-dependent aminotransferase family protein: MNEKRIPQRILLGPGPSDCHPEVLKAMATPLVGHLDPVFLEQMNETMQRLRQVFQTRNPLTLAMSGTGSAGMETVFVNALEPGDRVVIGICGAFGERMVDVASRTGAEVIQVRAPWGKIVDPGQIQEALKSHPRVKAVAVVHAETSTGVLQPLEEIGRFAQNYGALFLVDAVTSLGGVPVPVEEAGIDACYSGTQKCLSAPPGLSPATFSPRFEEALERRKRKVQSWYLDLTMVRQYWGMERFYHHTAPITMMYALHEALGLLLEEGLDSVFRRHLVNGRALQAGLEAMGLKLYADERHRLPQLTSVWIPDGVEDTLVRNRLLHEYGIEIGGGLGEVKGRVWRIGLLGHSSRRRNVLLLLGALEQILRSVGYSVESGIGCQAAEGVYRDFFG, from the coding sequence ATGAATGAAAAGAGAATTCCGCAGCGGATTTTGTTGGGACCTGGCCCAAGCGACTGTCATCCCGAGGTTCTGAAGGCCATGGCGACCCCCTTAGTGGGACATCTCGATCCGGTTTTCCTCGAACAGATGAACGAGACAATGCAACGGCTGAGACAGGTGTTTCAAACCCGTAACCCGCTGACCCTGGCGATGTCCGGAACGGGCAGTGCAGGGATGGAAACGGTGTTTGTCAATGCCTTGGAACCCGGAGACCGGGTGGTAATCGGCATCTGCGGCGCCTTCGGGGAGCGGATGGTGGACGTCGCCTCCCGTACCGGTGCCGAAGTGATTCAGGTGCGGGCGCCGTGGGGGAAGATCGTCGATCCGGGTCAGATTCAGGAGGCTCTGAAAAGTCACCCGAGAGTGAAAGCGGTGGCGGTAGTTCACGCCGAAACTTCCACGGGGGTTTTACAGCCCCTGGAGGAGATCGGCAGATTTGCCCAGAATTACGGGGCTTTGTTCCTGGTCGATGCGGTGACGTCATTGGGGGGCGTTCCCGTGCCGGTGGAGGAGGCGGGGATCGACGCTTGTTATTCCGGAACGCAAAAATGTCTCAGTGCGCCTCCCGGGCTTTCTCCGGCGACGTTCAGCCCGAGATTCGAAGAAGCGTTGGAGCGCCGCAAGCGAAAAGTCCAGAGTTGGTATCTCGACTTGACGATGGTTCGCCAGTACTGGGGGATGGAGCGTTTCTATCATCACACCGCCCCCATTACCATGATGTACGCTCTCCACGAGGCCCTGGGATTGTTGTTGGAAGAGGGTTTGGATTCCGTATTCCGGCGGCACCTGGTGAACGGCCGGGCTCTTCAGGCGGGCCTTGAGGCGATGGGTCTCAAGCTGTATGCCGACGAACGGCATCGCTTGCCCCAGTTGACTTCGGTGTGGATCCCGGATGGTGTGGAGGATACTTTGGTGCGCAACCGCCTGCTCCACGAGTACGGGATCGAGATCGGCGGGGGGCTTGGAGAGGTCAAGGGCCGGGTGTGGCGAATCGGGTTGCTCGGCCATTCCAGCCGACGGAGAAATGTCCTGCTCCTACTCGGTGCCCTGGAGCAGATTCTCCGGAGTGTGGGTTACTCGGTGGAATCGGGTATAGGCTGTCAGGCGGCGGAGGGGGTGTACCGGGATTTTTTTGGCTAA